In one window of Microtus pennsylvanicus isolate mMicPen1 chromosome 2, mMicPen1.hap1, whole genome shotgun sequence DNA:
- the Ly6h gene encoding lymphocyte antigen 6H isoform X1 — protein MLPAVMKSLGLALLALLLCPSPAHGLWCQDCTLANSSHCAPKQCQPTDTVCASVRITDPSSSKTGPGRKDHSVNKMCASSCDFVKRHFFSDYLMGFINSGILKVDVDCCEKDLCNGASAVGRSPWALAGGLLLSLGPALLWAQP, from the exons ATGCTGCCTGCGGTCATGAAGAGCCTCGGCCTGGCACTGCTGGCCTTGCTGCTGTGCCCCTCGCCGG CCCATGGCCTGTGGTGCCAGGACTGCACCCTGGCCAATTCCAGCCACTGCGCCCCGAAGCAGTGCCAGCCGACCGATACCGTTTGTGCCAGCGTGCGGATTACCGACCCCAGCAGCAGTAAGACTGGACCTG gcaggaaggatcattctgtgaacAAGATGTGCGCATCCTCCTGCGACTTCGTTAAGCGGCACTTTTTCTCAGACTATCTGATGGGGTTCATTAACTCTGGGATCTTAAAAGTCGACGTGGACTGCTGCGAGAAAGATCTTTGCAACGGGGCGTCAGCAGTGGGGCGCAGCCCCTGGGCCCTGGCTGGGGGGCTCCTGCTCAGCCTGGGGCCTGCTCTCCTCTGGGCTCAGCCCTga
- the Ly6h gene encoding lymphocyte antigen 6H isoform X2 produces MPAPQRTPVCSPRFSLRLSQSMLPAVMKSLGLALLALLLCPSPAHGLWCQDCTLANSSHCAPKQCQPTDTVCASVRITDPSSSKTGPGRKDHSVNKMCASSCDFVKRHFFSDYLMGFINSGILKVDVDCCEKDLCNGASAVGRSPWALAGGLLLSLGPALLWAQP; encoded by the exons AT GCCTGCCCCCCAGAGGACTCCTGTCTGCAGCCCCCGCTTCTCTCTCAGGCTCTCTCAGAGCATGCTGCCTGCGGTCATGAAGAGCCTCGGCCTGGCACTGCTGGCCTTGCTGCTGTGCCCCTCGCCGG CCCATGGCCTGTGGTGCCAGGACTGCACCCTGGCCAATTCCAGCCACTGCGCCCCGAAGCAGTGCCAGCCGACCGATACCGTTTGTGCCAGCGTGCGGATTACCGACCCCAGCAGCAGTAAGACTGGACCTG gcaggaaggatcattctgtgaacAAGATGTGCGCATCCTCCTGCGACTTCGTTAAGCGGCACTTTTTCTCAGACTATCTGATGGGGTTCATTAACTCTGGGATCTTAAAAGTCGACGTGGACTGCTGCGAGAAAGATCTTTGCAACGGGGCGTCAGCAGTGGGGCGCAGCCCCTGGGCCCTGGCTGGGGGGCTCCTGCTCAGCCTGGGGCCTGCTCTCCTCTGGGCTCAGCCCTga